The following nucleotide sequence is from Phycisphaera sp..
GGCCATCGCCCGCGGCGGCGCACACGCCAGCACACGCCGCGCCGTGCTCGCGTTGCTCGCGGGCTTCACGGCGATGCTCGTCGCCAAGGGCCTGGTGCAATTGCTTGTCGAGCACCCGGCGACGGTCGCCCAGTTCGAGGCCAACGAGCAACAGATGCTGGCCGCCCAGGGGCTGGAAGCTGGGTCGTCGGGCGCGCGTGCGTTCGAGCGGCGGCTGCGCCAGCCCGAGATCACGGGGTGGATCGGGTTCTCGAATGTCGTGGCCTCGTTCCTGGCGGCGGGTGGCGTGGCATTGGCGGCGGTGGCCCTGGGCAATCGGAAGGTCGTGAGCGCGATCGCCGGCGTGGGCGCATTCGTGGCGATCTGCCTTGTCATCTATGGCGGCAGTAAGGGCGCGATGACCGCCGGCGTCCTCGGCCTGGCGTGCGTGGCGCTCGGGCGATTCGCACCAAAAACGTGGCGCGAGGGCCGCGGTCGCGCGCGGCTGGCGGGCGCTCTGGCGGGTGTCGTGGTGCTCGGGCCGCTGCTCGTGCTGGTCGCGCGCGGCATGGTCGGCGAGCGCGTGGGCGAGCTCAGCCTGCTCTTCCGCTGGTTCTATGTTGAGGCGTCCACGCGCATCACGATCGCCAACCCGCTGATGGGTGTCGGCCCTGGCGGGTTCAAGGACGCCTACGCGCTGGCCAAGAACCCCATCAGCCCCGAGAACGCCGCGAGCCCCCACAGCGTGATGTTCGATGCGATAGCGACCATGGGGGTGGTTGTTGGCCTGGCGGTGCTGGCGTTCCTGCTCTTCGCGGCCTGGCGGGCGGCGCGCGCGGTGTTGGATCAGGACGCACGGCCGGAGGAGCCGACGCCCCTCCCGCGCCTCGCGTTGATCGCCGGCCCCGCGCTGGCCGTGGCGATCGGGGCCCGCTTCGAGCTGCAAGCCGTTGGCGGCCTGACCCTGGCGCTGGCGATCGCCTGGCTGTGCGGGCTGGTCGGCTGGGTCGCGCTCGCGTGGGCGGTGTGGCACGGGCCGACGCGCGGGCTCGTGCTTGGCGCGGGCGCGGCGGCCCTAGTGCTCGTCGCCCACGGGCAGATCGAGATGACCCCTGTGCTCATCGGGTCGGCCTCGCTCTGGGCGGCGTGGCTGGGCGTGGCGTGCGCGCGCGATGGGGCGGATGGAGACGCGGCGTTCCCGCTTGGTGCTCGGTTTGTCGGAGTCGTTCCGGCCCTGCTTGCACTGGCCATTGCCTTGCTCATCCTTCCGGGGCTCTGGGCCTGGCAGGGCGCGGTGACGCGGGCGGCCGTCCACGCGCGCCAGCCGGCGGAGTTCCGCGCGATGCTGGACGCCAGCGGGGGAGACCCCAGGGTGTTCCGGGCCGTGGCCGAGGAACTGTCCGCCGCGCTGAACCGGTCGGTCAACGCGGGCGGCTTGGCGGAAGGTCTGGGCGAGTTGGCTCGGCAGTCCTCGCTGGCCGCGGCTCAGGAAATGGACCGGGCGGTCGAGGTGGCACCCGCCGATGGTCCAACGCTCCGGGCGGCCTCGCGGGCCTGGCTCGTGGTCGCGCTCTTTGGAGATTCCCGGGCGGCCGAGTGGTCCCTGGCGCTGGCCAGGCGGGCGACCGAGAGCGAGCCGGTCTCGGGCCAGAACTCCAGCCACCTGGCAACCGTGCTGGCGGCCCTCGATGGCGATGGCTCGAACGTCGAGGCGATCCTGGAGGCGTTGGCCCAAGCCGAGGCCTTGAACCCGGCCAGCCCCCAGCTCAAGTTCCGCCAGTTCCAGATCGCCCGTGAGGCGGGCCTGGGTGACTGGGCCGAGCGGAGCGCCCGAAACGCGCTCGCGGCCGATGAGCGGATGCGGCTCGACCCTCTCGGGGCGGGCCTGAGCGACGACCAGCGGGCCCAGATCGGGGCTTATTTAGAGGGCCGCTGAGCCGCCTGTCGCTTGACGGACAGCGGCTGGGTTCTAGCATTACCCTTCGGCCCACGGGCTTTGATAACCGCCGGTGGTGTTGGTGCGTGGTCAGGGTGTTGATGGAAGCCAGGGCAGGGCCCTTTTTCGGGTCTGGCGATCGGCGTTCGCGACACGGGAGACCACCACTGCGGAAGGCGGCAATCGCGAGCCGGGCCGAGGTTCGATTCGAGAGTATCGGTCTGAAGGGGCAACCCTGATGGGCCGATGAGTACCAGATTACAAACGCTCGCCCCCAACACGCAGGTCTGGGCGGGCCACCGAGTGCCGACCCCGGGCTTGTACGCGGGCAAGGTGATCGGTGACGGATCCGCTCGACCGAGCGGGCGAGCAGACCGAGACGCGAGGACGACGCCATGGCCGAGATGCCACTCAACAGGGTTCGGAACATCGGGATCGCCGCCCACATCGACGCGGGCAAGACCACGGTCACCGAGCGCATCCTGTTCTACGCGGGCAAGACCCACAAACTGGGCGAGGTGCACGAGGGCACCGCGACCATGGACTTCCTGCAGGAAGAGCAGGAGCGTGGCATCACGATCCAGTCGGCCGCGACGACCTGCGCCTGGACGCGCAGCGATATCGAGTACCAGATCAACCTGATCGACACCCCGGGCCACGTGGACTTCACCATCGAGGTCGAGCGTTCGCTCCGCGTGCTCGACGGCGCGGTGGCGGTGTTCGACGGCAAGGAGGGCGTCGAGGCCCAGAGCGAGACCGTGTGGCGCCAGGCCGACCGGTATCGCGTGCCGCGCATCTGCTACATCAACAAGATGGATAAGACCGGCGCGAACTTCGACTTCAGCTTCAAGAGCATCAAAAAGCGCTTGGGTGCCAACGCCATCGCCGTGCAGATCCCCATCGGCGCGGGCCACGATCTCGAGGGCATCATCGACCTGCTGGGCATGCGGGCGTTCTACTTCGACGCCAACGAGCAGGGCGCGGTGGTGACCGAGAAGGACATCCCCGCCGAACTCCAGGAAGAGGCCGAGAAGTGGCGCCATGAGTTGGTCGATGCCGCCAGCGCCCTGGACGACGACCTGACCGAGAAGTACCTCGAAGACGAGAACTCGGTAACGGTCGACGACATCCGCAAGGCCTTGCGGAAGGGCACGCTGAGCCTGCAGTGCAACCCGGTCTTCTGCGGCTCGGCCCTGAAGAACATCGGGGTGCAGCGTTTGCTGGACGGCGTGATCGACTACCTGCCCAACCCCACCGAGGTTCCCGAGGTGCAGGGCGTCGACCCGAAGGATCCCGAGAAGAAGCTGACTCGGCCGCACGACAAGAGCGCGCCGTTCTCGGCCCTGGTGTTCAAGGTGGTAGCCGACAGCCACGGCGACCTGACCTATACGCGCATCTACTCGGGTTCGCTCGAGAAGGGCAGCCGCGTGCTGAACCCCGGCAACGGCAAGAAGGAGATCGTCAGCCGCATCTACCAGATGCAGGCCAAGACGCGCGAGGCGATGGACGTGGCCCACGCGGGCATGATCGTCGCCGTGATCGGCATCAAGGACTCGATCACGGGCGACACCCTGTGTGATGCCAGCAACCCGATCCTGCTCGAGCGGATGGACTTCCCCGATCCGGTGATCTCGATGTCCATCGAGCCCAACACCAGCGACGACAAGCGCAAGCTGAGCGAGGCGCTCGTGACCATCCGTCGCGAGGATCCCAGCTTCCAGAGCCACTACGACGAAGAGACCGGCCAGACCATCATCGCCGGCATGGGCGAGTTGCACCTTGAGATCATCAAGAACAAGCTGACCCGTGACATGAAGATCGGCGTGCAGGTCGGCAAGCCCCGCGTGAGCTACCGAGAGGCCATCCAGGGCGAGGCCAAGGACGTCCGCGGCAAGTTCGTGAAGCAGACCGGTGGTCGCGGCCAGTTCGGCGACGTGACGATCAACCTGCGCCCCTACACCAAGGAAGAGGCCGAGGAAGACGGCATCAAGTTCGTCAACGGCGTGGCCTTCGAGAACAAGATCGTCGGCGGCTCGATCCCCAAGGAGTTCATCCCCTCGGTGGAGACGGGCATCCGCCAGACGGCCGCCACGGGCGTGAGCGCCAACTACCCCTTGATCAACATCAAAGCCGAACTGGTCGACGGCTCGTACCACCAAGTGGATAGCTCGCAGGTCGCCTTCGAGCAGGCCGCACGCCTGGCGCTCCGTGAGGCGGTCACCAAGGCCCGCAGCGTGCTGCTCGAGCCGATCATGAAGGTCGTGATCATCACGCCCGAAGAGTTCTTCGGCAACGTGACCGGCGATATCTCGGGCCGCCGCGGCATGATCATCGACACCGAGGATCGTGGCTCTGGCATCCGCCAGATCACCTGCGAGTGCCCGCTCAGCGAGATGTTCGGCTACACGACCACGCTCCGCGGCATGAGCCAGGGCCGGGCGGCGGCCTCGATGGAGTTCCTGGAGTACCGTGCGATGCCCGCGAACCTGATGCAGGAAGTGATCGCCGCCGGCTGATCGGACCATCGGGACCGATTGGGACTGGGCACGGCCCGAAATATCCGCAAAAAGTGCAAACGCCCACGCTCCGAAGGCCCCGAAACCGGCCTCCGACACGCGTGGGCGTTATGCTTGGGGTCGTCAGATTCCGGCGGGGCTTGTGCGGCCCGCCATGGGTCCAGGGAAGGGGAGGCCACGATGGCCGATCGTGTTCCAACCGCGTTGCTTTTCGGTGCCCCCGGTGCGGGCAAGGGAACCCAGGGCAAGATCCTGGGGCAGATCCCCGGGTTCTACCACTTGTCCTGCGGCGAGGTGTTCCGAACGCTGGATATCCACACCCCGCTGGGGCGGACGTTCTACGAGTATTCGTCCAAGGGCAACCTCGTGCCCGACGACGTGACGGTGGACATGTGGAAGGAGAACCTCCACGCCCAGATGACGCTGAGCTACTACAAGCCCCACGCCGAGATCCTGGTGCTCGACGGCATCCCCCGGAACGTCAAGCAGGCCAGGCTGCTCGAAGAGCACGTCGAGGTCAAGGCCATCGTCCACCTGGTGTGCCGCGACATGAGCGCGATGCTCATGCGGCTCCGCAAGCGGGCGCTGCGTGAGAATCGGGCCGACGATGCCCGCGAGGACGTGATCCGCCGCCGCTGGGAGGTCTACGAGAGTGAGACCCGCCCGGTGCTGGACTTCTACCCCGACAAACTCATCCACGAGGTCGACGCCATCGGCACGCCGGTGCAGGTGCTCCAGCACACGCTCGAAGCACTGGCGCCCATCCATGACCGGCTATTCGGCCAGCAGGAAATGGACGGCGAGATCTAGCCGTCCGCATACGCTTGAGGCATGGCCGAAGCGATGACATGGGCGATGCTGCTGGCGCGGTGGACCGAGTTTGCGCGCTCGGCGGTGGCGCTGCCCACCGAGGGTGCCGGCGGGCGGTGGCGCGAGAGCGTACCGGCGATCATTGGCCTGCAGGCCATCGCCATGGCTTTAGGCGACCTCGACGGTCACGAGCTGGACGAGGACCGATCGCTGGCGATCGATACCGCTTCGGTGGGTATCGATCGGCATGCAAGAACCCTCGCCAAGGTGTGGGACGACGAGCCGTGGCCCGATGAGTTGCACGAGCTCCTCGAGGATGCTCGCCGCGCGTTGGCCGATGCTGGAGCGTCCGGCCTGGAATGGTGCGTTGACGCTGAACAGGGCAGCCTGGAGCACCCGGCGGAGCTGGCCGGGCTTCTTGAGGCAATGGGGTTCGCCGGAGATCTGTACTTGGCGGCACCCGGGCAGGTGCTCTCGGGATCGTGCCCGTGCGCGTTCTTGCACGAGCCGGGCGGTGGGGCGCCCCACGAGGCGGTGATCGAGGCCGTCGGCGGGTTCCTGGCTGCCAATGGGATCGGGAGTGGTGACATCCGGCGAGGGCCGCCGCGGCAGGCGTACCGGCAGTTCGACTTCGCTCAAGGCGGTCCAGTGCGGGACCTGGTGGCGTGGATGGGAGGAGATCCCCGTGCGGGCCAGCCCTTGCTGGTGCCTGTCGTGCTTGGGGGGCAAGCCCAGTCCGTGGCGCTGCCGCAGCGTCGTGGGAAGCCAGCCGACCCACCGCCGTTGGAGTTCGAAGCCGATGCTTCGGAGGAGGCCAACGCGGAAGAATGATGCCTCAAGCGGCTATTGCGGCTACGATCGTGGCCCAAGCGGGCGAGTACCCAAGTGGACAACGGGGGCAGACTGTAAATCTGCTGGCATAGCCTTCGGGGGTTCGAATCCCTCCTCGCCCATTTCCGGCCCGTTCCGGGCTCTCTGTGGCCGGTGGTCAACCAACTGAAAACCGAAGAAAATTGTTATTCGGACCGAATGGCCGGTTTGGCGTGATATCGCCGTGGAATCCCTTGGATTTTCGCTTGTGGTTTGGCGTGTTTTCCGTCATTGTATAAGGATCCCAAAGGTCAGTTACGCACCAGCCCGGTGCGTCGTATTGGTACGTGGATGGCGCTGGAGTGCCCGGCGTCGCCTTGCTTGCCCGGCGGGAACAGTTTCGGGCGAGATCCAAGAGCCTATTTAAGGAAGAGGACGACACATGCAGCGTGGTACTACTCGATGGACGGTCGTGGCCGCTTCGGCGGCGGTGTTGCTGGCCAGCAGCGGGCTTGCGCTCGCCTCGCAATCGTTGGCCAAGCCGACCCAGACCCAGACGGTGCGTGTGGGCGACGGCTACGTCCGGACGTGGATTGATGCCGGCCAGCCGATGGTGGCGATCAGCCTCGACGGCTTTGCCGAGCAGCGTGTGGTCGAGCAGCGTGGCACGGTGATGCTGCGCTACGCCGAGTTTGATCCGGCCGGGGTCATCCCTGCTGTGCCCCAGAACCTCCAGGCGATTGGTGGCAACCGGGCGTTCATCGTGCAGTACATCAGCCAGCCGCTCGAGGCGTACGGCGACGCGATCGCCCGCCTGGGCGGCACGGTGGAACGCTTCCTGCCCGACCAGGCACAGATCGTGACGATCGACGCGGACATGGTTGACGACGTGCGGGCCCTGCCGTTCGTGCGGTGGGTTGGCGCGTACCACCCCGCTTACAAGCTGGACGATCCTGAGCTGCAACGGCTGACGCTCGGCAGCGCCGGCGATGCTCCGGTGTACCAGCGGTATTCGATCCAGACCCTGCGCCGCGGTGATGGCTCGCTCGACGGCCTTGCCCAGCAGGTTCGTGAGATGGGTGCCCCGATCGATCTCGAGTCCCATCCTGTTGGCCGCCTCGAAGCGTGGCTCACCGACGATCAGGTCCTCGCGGTGGCTCAGCGCAGCGACGTGCTGTTTATGGACTTCCGCGGCGAACCCGAGCTCGACGTCGATATCGCTCGCATGATCGGTGGCGCCGATTACATCGAGAGCGTCGCTGGCTTCAGCGGAGAGGGCGTTCGGGCCGAGGTCATGGACAGCGGCCTGTTTACGGGCCACCAGGAATTTTCGAGCATGAGTCCGGCCCCGCTGCTGCACGGCTCGGTGATCAGCGCGTCGCACGGCACGTCGGTGTTCAGCATCGTGTTCGCGCCCGGTGTGAACCCCCAGGCTCGTGGCTTCCTGCCCGACGCCGAGCAGACGATCGCCGCTGGCTACCCGGCGTTGGGCGATCGGTACGCGCACACGGCGCGTCTGGTTGATCCGACCGGCCCGTACCGCGCGGTGTTCCAGACCAACAGTTGGGGTGGCCCGCGCACGACCGCGTACGAGACTGTGTCGGCCGAGATGGACGACATCCTGTTCGATCACGACATCATCATCACCCAGAGCCAGTCGAACTCAGGCAGCACGCCTTCGCGTCCCCAGGCCTGGGCGAAGAACATTGTGGCCGTCGGTGGCATCAACCACTTTGGCACGCTCGACCGCAGCGACGACCGCCACGGCGGCAGCGCGGGCAGCACGGGTCCGGCGGCTGATGGTCGCATCAAGCCCGACCTGAGCCACTTCTACGACTCGACGATCGCGGCAACGACCGGCGCACCGACGTCGTACACGCAGTTCGGCGGTACTTCGGGCGCGACGCCCATCACCGCGGGCCACTTCGGCCTGTTCTTCCAGATGTGGAACGAGGGCGTGTTCGGCCCGGTGGCGGTGCCCGGTGGTACGGTGTTCGAGAACCGTCCCGTGTCGAGCACGGCCAAGGCTTTCATGATCAACACGGGCCTCATGTACGATTTCACGGGCCCGTCGGGCGACCTGAACCGGATGCGTCAGGGCTGGGGCCTTGCCGACGTTGGCAAGCTGTACGATGAGCGAGAGCGCTTCTTCATCGTTGATGCCAACGAGCCGGTGTCGCCCCTGGGTGCCAACAGCTACCCGCTGAAGGTTGCCAGCGACGAGCCCGACCTGCGCGTGACGATGGTCTACCGCGATCCCAGCGGCACGACCTCGGCCACCAAGCACCGCATCAACGACCTCACCCTGAAGGTCACCTCGCCGAGCGGTGATGTCTACTACGGCAACAACGGCCTGACGAATGGCAACGAGTCGACGCCCGGTGGCTCGCCCAACGACATTGACAACGTGGAGAACGTGTTCGTCACGTCGCCCGAGGGTGGCGTGTGGACCGTTGAGGTGAGCGGCGATGAGATCAACCAGGATGGCAACCCGGCCACTCCCGAGCTCGACGCGGTGTACTCGCTGGTTGTCGCGGGCGTCACCCCGGCCATCGGCATGTCGCTGGTGTCGGACGTGCCCGATATCGTGCTGCCCGGTACGCAGGTCGACGTCCAGATCGAAGTGATCGAGGGCGACGAGATGCTCGATGGCACGCCCCAGATCTACTACGACATGACCGGCTCTGGCTTCACCCAGGCCGACATGACCCTGAATGGTGACACCTGGGAGTTCCAGCTTCCCGCGGCCGCTTGCGGTACGACCCCGGCTTTCTACACCGAGGTCACCGGCGATGGCGGCACGACCGTGACGCTGCCCGCCCTTGGTGCTGATGGCCCGTACGACATCGACCGGGTTGGTGAGGATCTGGACTTCGGAACCTTCGACTTCGAGACTCCCGCGGGGTGGATGGCGTCGGGCACGCCGGCGACCGGAGATTGGGCAGTCGCGACGCCCGATGGCGTCCGCGGCGCTCCCGACGCCGACTTCGATGGCTCGGGCCAGGCGTTCGTGACCGGCGCCGATGTCGAGGAAGACGTGGACGGCGGTCCGACGATTCTGACTTCGCCGATGTTCCAACTCGCGGGTGCTCCCGACGGCACGGAGTTGCGGTACGCCCGCTGGTTCTACAACGATGACCAGCGTGCGGGCCGGGCTGATGCCGATCGCCTGACGGTGGAGATCACCGACGGTTCTGGCTGGGAGACGCTCGAGATCATCGATCACGACATCGCCGGCGAGGAGTGGGGCGAGGTGGTTATCACGGTGGCGGACCACGTTTCGCTCACCAACCAGGTGCAACTGCGGTTTAGTGTCACCGACAGCCCCAACGATTCTCGTACCGAGGCTGCGGTCGATGCCGCCAGCGTGACGGGCTTCCGCTGCGGTGACAGCTGCCGAGCGGACCTCGACGGCGATGGTGATCTGACCATCTTCGATTTCCTTGAGTTCCAGAACCTGTTCTCGAGCGGCGATCTCCGTGCCGACTTCGACGGTGATGGTTCGCTGAACATCTTCGACTTCCTGGCGTTCCAGAACGAGTTCGCTGCTGGCTGCCCGTAAGCCGAGACTCGATCCTGTCGGGTGATGGGCCCGTTCCCGGCCTAGCCCGATGACGCGAGGAGCCGCCTGAGGAGGGCGGCTCCTTTCTTTTGTTTTGGTTTTTAGTTCAGGGTTTCCCTCTGGGGCAATCGGCCTGATTATCGGGGTAAGTTGCACGTTCTGGGTGGCTTGTTCGACCAAACGGGTGCGATCGTGCCTTACGAATGGCCAAAGGCGGACCCGAGCTTGCATGAAGGGCGTATCGGGGGCAGATTTTGCCCGTAACGCGCTCCCGGGCCGTTGGGTATATCGGAGTGTCCCGTCTACGCCCGCTGCCTCGGCGTTTGGCGGTCGGGTCTACTGCATGAGGCGTTTTCTGGCTGCTGATCCGGCCGGCGTCCTGTGGTGTTTCACTATCACGCGAGAACAGGGGAGAATCCCATATGCGAGGAAGCAAGAACAATGCCGTGCTGTTGCGTGCGGCCGCGGGCCTGACGATCGGAATGATGGGCCTGGCGGTTGCGCCAGCAATGGCGGACGATGTGATCATCATCGGCGACAGCCTCGCCGACACCTATCCGGGCGTTCGCACGCTTGAGCAAGAGTCTGGCCGCGTCGAGGCGTTCTATGGCGTGCCCATGACCACCGGCGTGACGGCCGAGCAGGCCGCGATGGACTTCCTCGCCCTGCACGGCGACGAGTTC
It contains:
- a CDS encoding O-antigen ligase family protein, translated to MASATRANALTHGLTIIVALLACVRAMLAFDPMPGWGLDPYSIAAPAGAFGPREAAIMDVLTLLLGGLVLLLAPPSKWKAWAGWAVALVLIALVGLVHGLPDGPRTADLSPALAWLAALAGAGAIARGGAHASTRRAVLALLAGFTAMLVAKGLVQLLVEHPATVAQFEANEQQMLAAQGLEAGSSGARAFERRLRQPEITGWIGFSNVVASFLAAGGVALAAVALGNRKVVSAIAGVGAFVAICLVIYGGSKGAMTAGVLGLACVALGRFAPKTWREGRGRARLAGALAGVVVLGPLLVLVARGMVGERVGELSLLFRWFYVEASTRITIANPLMGVGPGGFKDAYALAKNPISPENAASPHSVMFDAIATMGVVVGLAVLAFLLFAAWRAARAVLDQDARPEEPTPLPRLALIAGPALAVAIGARFELQAVGGLTLALAIAWLCGLVGWVALAWAVWHGPTRGLVLGAGAAALVLVAHGQIEMTPVLIGSASLWAAWLGVACARDGADGDAAFPLGARFVGVVPALLALAIALLILPGLWAWQGAVTRAAVHARQPAEFRAMLDASGGDPRVFRAVAEELSAALNRSVNAGGLAEGLGELARQSSLAAAQEMDRAVEVAPADGPTLRAASRAWLVVALFGDSRAAEWSLALARRATESEPVSGQNSSHLATVLAALDGDGSNVEAILEALAQAEALNPASPQLKFRQFQIAREAGLGDWAERSARNALAADERMRLDPLGAGLSDDQRAQIGAYLEGR
- the fusA gene encoding elongation factor G, which encodes MAEMPLNRVRNIGIAAHIDAGKTTVTERILFYAGKTHKLGEVHEGTATMDFLQEEQERGITIQSAATTCAWTRSDIEYQINLIDTPGHVDFTIEVERSLRVLDGAVAVFDGKEGVEAQSETVWRQADRYRVPRICYINKMDKTGANFDFSFKSIKKRLGANAIAVQIPIGAGHDLEGIIDLLGMRAFYFDANEQGAVVTEKDIPAELQEEAEKWRHELVDAASALDDDLTEKYLEDENSVTVDDIRKALRKGTLSLQCNPVFCGSALKNIGVQRLLDGVIDYLPNPTEVPEVQGVDPKDPEKKLTRPHDKSAPFSALVFKVVADSHGDLTYTRIYSGSLEKGSRVLNPGNGKKEIVSRIYQMQAKTREAMDVAHAGMIVAVIGIKDSITGDTLCDASNPILLERMDFPDPVISMSIEPNTSDDKRKLSEALVTIRREDPSFQSHYDEETGQTIIAGMGELHLEIIKNKLTRDMKIGVQVGKPRVSYREAIQGEAKDVRGKFVKQTGGRGQFGDVTINLRPYTKEEAEEDGIKFVNGVAFENKIVGGSIPKEFIPSVETGIRQTAATGVSANYPLINIKAELVDGSYHQVDSSQVAFEQAARLALREAVTKARSVLLEPIMKVVIITPEEFFGNVTGDISGRRGMIIDTEDRGSGIRQITCECPLSEMFGYTTTLRGMSQGRAAASMEFLEYRAMPANLMQEVIAAG
- a CDS encoding nucleoside monophosphate kinase → MADRVPTALLFGAPGAGKGTQGKILGQIPGFYHLSCGEVFRTLDIHTPLGRTFYEYSSKGNLVPDDVTVDMWKENLHAQMTLSYYKPHAEILVLDGIPRNVKQARLLEEHVEVKAIVHLVCRDMSAMLMRLRKRALRENRADDAREDVIRRRWEVYESETRPVLDFYPDKLIHEVDAIGTPVQVLQHTLEALAPIHDRLFGQQEMDGEI
- a CDS encoding S8 family serine peptidase, whose product is MQRGTTRWTVVAASAAVLLASSGLALASQSLAKPTQTQTVRVGDGYVRTWIDAGQPMVAISLDGFAEQRVVEQRGTVMLRYAEFDPAGVIPAVPQNLQAIGGNRAFIVQYISQPLEAYGDAIARLGGTVERFLPDQAQIVTIDADMVDDVRALPFVRWVGAYHPAYKLDDPELQRLTLGSAGDAPVYQRYSIQTLRRGDGSLDGLAQQVREMGAPIDLESHPVGRLEAWLTDDQVLAVAQRSDVLFMDFRGEPELDVDIARMIGGADYIESVAGFSGEGVRAEVMDSGLFTGHQEFSSMSPAPLLHGSVISASHGTSVFSIVFAPGVNPQARGFLPDAEQTIAAGYPALGDRYAHTARLVDPTGPYRAVFQTNSWGGPRTTAYETVSAEMDDILFDHDIIITQSQSNSGSTPSRPQAWAKNIVAVGGINHFGTLDRSDDRHGGSAGSTGPAADGRIKPDLSHFYDSTIAATTGAPTSYTQFGGTSGATPITAGHFGLFFQMWNEGVFGPVAVPGGTVFENRPVSSTAKAFMINTGLMYDFTGPSGDLNRMRQGWGLADVGKLYDERERFFIVDANEPVSPLGANSYPLKVASDEPDLRVTMVYRDPSGTTSATKHRINDLTLKVTSPSGDVYYGNNGLTNGNESTPGGSPNDIDNVENVFVTSPEGGVWTVEVSGDEINQDGNPATPELDAVYSLVVAGVTPAIGMSLVSDVPDIVLPGTQVDVQIEVIEGDEMLDGTPQIYYDMTGSGFTQADMTLNGDTWEFQLPAAACGTTPAFYTEVTGDGGTTVTLPALGADGPYDIDRVGEDLDFGTFDFETPAGWMASGTPATGDWAVATPDGVRGAPDADFDGSGQAFVTGADVEEDVDGGPTILTSPMFQLAGAPDGTELRYARWFYNDDQRAGRADADRLTVEITDGSGWETLEIIDHDIAGEEWGEVVITVADHVSLTNQVQLRFSVTDSPNDSRTEAAVDAASVTGFRCGDSCRADLDGDGDLTIFDFLEFQNLFSSGDLRADFDGDGSLNIFDFLAFQNEFAAGCP